From Anopheles arabiensis isolate DONGOLA chromosome 3, AaraD3, whole genome shotgun sequence, a single genomic window includes:
- the LOC120901983 gene encoding slit homolog 2 protein-like isoform X1, translated as MMNAARQKLYFNMVLILATGTLLKEDTSGFVHAADVGDEPRNDANYTKTPTSAASKLCESCNCIKDKGVFDCTSKQIGATLFPLEDWQSLNTNGLDAKLVFLVSTGLKEITHFPSMNVTWLDLSHNEIATMKTGCFANLTLLQVLDLSHNRLKSESLNPDVFAGHYSTNEYMPLSKLRVLRLGANDLHSLNPDLFEHLPALEELSLELNPFKVIDQQSEIAIASIERLVSLDLSYMELEDIPKYLFHTPRGLRYLNLTGNLLQEVPAALSYATALAWLSLDENPISSIVVGTEFPSLKQLTFLSLSYMSQLKVIGRGAFSGLESLQEVHITNNPHLTYLHGHAFVRNDTDNPERLDWPPVKRLYLHNNNISYLDAQLLVQWDTMDVIDIRANPWTCDCTNRWVLLSLLPIIERTTPAILNNIDCKSPSQMAGLSMVDLEHKQTHLRCPDEAGNNPSNDGALLMGLLIGVLLAIPLTAAIWCVYKRGCFGLFGSGAPAAYSRAFYSRTTLNEEF; from the exons atgatgaatGCAGCACGACAAAAACTTTATTTTAACATGGTGCTAATACTAGCCACCGGTACATTATTAAAAGAAGATACTTCCGGATTCGTACATGCTGCTGACGTAGGAGATGAG CCCAGAAATGATGCAAATTACACGAAGACACCCACTTCGGCGGCATCAAAACTCTGTGAGAGCTGTAATTGTATCAAAGACAAAGGTGTGTTTGACTGTACCAGTAAGCAAATTGGAGCAACATTATTCCCTCTAGAAGACTGGCAATCGCTGAACACAAATGGATTAGACGCGAAGTTGGTATTTCTTGTATCCACTGGCCTGAAAGAAATCACTCACTTTCCTTCCATGAATGTAACATGGTTAGATTTGAGCCACAATGAGATTGCGACAATGAAAACTGGCTGTTTTGCGAATTTAACGCTGCTGCAGGTGCTAGATCTATCGCATAATAGATTGAAGAGTGAATCACTTAATCCAGACGTTTTCGCTGGACATTATTCAACAAACGAATACATGCCATTATCAAAACTACGTGTGTTACGTCTTGGCGCAAACGATTTACATTCACTGAACCCAGATTTATTTGAACATCTCCCTGCATTAGAAGAACTAAGTCTCGAGTTGAATCCATTCAAAGTAATAGACCAACAGTCGGAAATTGCCATCGCCAGTATCGAGCGCCTGGTCAGTCTTGACCTTAGCTATATGGAACTTGAAGATATCCCAAAGTATCTATTCCACACACCGCGTGGACTTCGATATCTTAATCTAACTGGAAACTTACTTCAGGAGGTTCCAGCTGCGTTGTCGTATGCTACCGCCTTAGCATGGCTTAGTCTTGACGAAAATCCAATAAGTTCTATCGTGGTAGGCAC CGAATTCCCATCATTGAAACAACTGACTTTTCTCAGCCTATCCTATATGAGTCAACTGAAAGTGATCGGTCGTGGAGCTTTCAGCGGACTAGAATCGCTACAAGAAGTACATATTACAAATAACCCGCATCTAACCTATCTTCATGGACATGCGTTTGTGCGTAATGATACTGATAACCCAGAACGCCTTGATTGGCCACCGGTCAAGCGGTTATACCTTCACAACAATAATATATCATATCTCGACGCTCAACTGCTTGTTCAATGGGACACAATGGATGTGATCGACATTCGTGCAAACCCGTGGACATGCGATTGCACAAATCGATGGGTGCTTCTTTCATTATTGCCTATTATCGAACGAACAACACCGGCGATCTTAAACAATATTGA CTGCAAAAGTCCTTCGCAGATGGCAGGATTGTCTATGGTAGATCTAGAGCACAAGCAAACACATCTACGATGccccgatgaagctggtaatAATCCTTCAAATGACGGGGCACTTCTTATGGGATTGCTGATAGGTGTTCTCTTAGCGATTCCATTAACTGCCGCGATATGGTGTGTATACAAACGCGGTTGTTTTGGACTATTCGGTAGTGGGGCCCCTGCAGCTTATTCGCGTGCGTTCTACAGTCGGACTACACTCAACGAGGAATTTTAG
- the LOC120901983 gene encoding slit homolog 2 protein-like isoform X2, translating to MMNAARQKLYFNMVLILATGTLLKEDTSGFVHAADVGDEPRNDANYTKTPTSAASKLCESCNCIKDKGVFDCTSKQIGATLFPLEDWQSLNTNGLDAKLVFLVSTGLKEITHFPSMNVTWLDLSHNEIATMKTGCFANLTLLQVLDLSHNRLKSESLNPDVFAGHYSTNEYMPLSKLRVLRLGANDLHSLNPDLFEHLPALEELSLELNPFKVIDQQSEIAIASIERLVSLDLSYMELEDIPKYLFHTPRGLRYLNLTGNLLQEVPAALSYATALAWLSLDENPISSIVVGTEFPSLKQLTFLSLSYMSQLKVIGRGAFSGLESLQEVHITNNPHLTYLHGHAFVRNDTDNPERLDWPPVKRLYLHNNNISYLDAQLLVQWDTMDVIDIRANPWTCDCTNRWVLLSLLPIIERTTPAILNNIE from the exons atgatgaatGCAGCACGACAAAAACTTTATTTTAACATGGTGCTAATACTAGCCACCGGTACATTATTAAAAGAAGATACTTCCGGATTCGTACATGCTGCTGACGTAGGAGATGAG CCCAGAAATGATGCAAATTACACGAAGACACCCACTTCGGCGGCATCAAAACTCTGTGAGAGCTGTAATTGTATCAAAGACAAAGGTGTGTTTGACTGTACCAGTAAGCAAATTGGAGCAACATTATTCCCTCTAGAAGACTGGCAATCGCTGAACACAAATGGATTAGACGCGAAGTTGGTATTTCTTGTATCCACTGGCCTGAAAGAAATCACTCACTTTCCTTCCATGAATGTAACATGGTTAGATTTGAGCCACAATGAGATTGCGACAATGAAAACTGGCTGTTTTGCGAATTTAACGCTGCTGCAGGTGCTAGATCTATCGCATAATAGATTGAAGAGTGAATCACTTAATCCAGACGTTTTCGCTGGACATTATTCAACAAACGAATACATGCCATTATCAAAACTACGTGTGTTACGTCTTGGCGCAAACGATTTACATTCACTGAACCCAGATTTATTTGAACATCTCCCTGCATTAGAAGAACTAAGTCTCGAGTTGAATCCATTCAAAGTAATAGACCAACAGTCGGAAATTGCCATCGCCAGTATCGAGCGCCTGGTCAGTCTTGACCTTAGCTATATGGAACTTGAAGATATCCCAAAGTATCTATTCCACACACCGCGTGGACTTCGATATCTTAATCTAACTGGAAACTTACTTCAGGAGGTTCCAGCTGCGTTGTCGTATGCTACCGCCTTAGCATGGCTTAGTCTTGACGAAAATCCAATAAGTTCTATCGTGGTAGGCAC CGAATTCCCATCATTGAAACAACTGACTTTTCTCAGCCTATCCTATATGAGTCAACTGAAAGTGATCGGTCGTGGAGCTTTCAGCGGACTAGAATCGCTACAAGAAGTACATATTACAAATAACCCGCATCTAACCTATCTTCATGGACATGCGTTTGTGCGTAATGATACTGATAACCCAGAACGCCTTGATTGGCCACCGGTCAAGCGGTTATACCTTCACAACAATAATATATCATATCTCGACGCTCAACTGCTTGTTCAATGGGACACAATGGATGTGATCGACATTCGTGCAAACCCGTGGACATGCGATTGCACAAATCGATGGGTGCTTCTTTCATTATTGCCTATTATCGAACGAACAACACCGGCGATCTTAAACAATATTGAGTGA
- the LOC120903298 gene encoding sex peptide receptor isoform X1 translates to MALTKRPGECDPNTAITPKFNKRTMIEKNNFKSYHLFRGDQYLSNMIEPKKNRAPIILFNSPHMATYYYFNESTPLSSQTFFPKESSENYNTTGINTSTSYTVHMNELNNDSTYNYYNCLASEGNTSYLNVSCETILNYSIPLYGYCIPLLLLVTLTANSLIIIILNKRSMASPTNCILMAMALCDMFTLLFPAPGLIYMYTFGNHYKPLSPLIACYVWNALNEILPAMCHTASVWLTLALALQRYIYVCHAPARNWCTIPRVKKCIAYICATAFLHQSSRFFDKSYTLITIMWNGQMTNVCHVETANWIHKYTSEDFYYTFYFSFRILFVHLTPCASLVALNVFLFRAMKQAQKKRERLFKDNKKRECKRIRDSNCTTLMLIVVVTVFLVVEIPLGVITALHIISSLIYEFLDYYVANLFILFANFFLIVSYPINFAIYCGMSRQFRETFKGIFVQSDSQIKITKEYGSSKYSLVNGPRTCTNETVI, encoded by the exons ATGGCGTTAACAAAGCGTCCTGGTGAATGTGATCCAAACACCGCG ATTACACCTAAATTTAACAAAAGAACcatgattgaaaaaaataatttcaagtCATACCATTTATTTCGGGGTGATCAGTACCTATCTAATATGAtagagccaaaaaaaaacagagcacCGATTATTCTATTCAACTCTCCACACATGGCAACTTATTACTATTTCAATGAATCAACGCCTCTTTCGTCACAAACATTCTTCCCAAAAGAAAGCTCAGAAAACTATAATACTACTGGTATCAACACGAGTACTTCCTACACggttcatatgaatgaattgaATAACGATTCGACATACAATTACTATAATTGCCTAGCATCAGAAGGAAACACGTCTTACTTGAATGTGTCATGTGAAACCATTCTTAATTATAGCATTCCGTTGTATGGATATTGTATACCCTTACTTTTGCTGGTTACCCTCACAGCAAATtctttaataattattatccTCAATAAAAGAAGCATGGCGTCACCAACAAATTGTATTCTTATGG CAATGGCTCTTTGTGATATGTTTACCCTTCTTTTTCCGGCACCTGGTTTGATATACATGTATACATTTGGAAACCATTACAAACCATTGTCACCTTTAATAGCGTGCTACGTTTGGAATGCCCTGAATGAG ATTCTACCTGCAATGTGTCATACTGCATCAGTATGGCTTACATTAGCTTTAGCTTTGCAAAG ATACATATACGTTTGCCATGCACCTGCCCGAAATTGGTGTACTATTCCTAgagtaaaaaaatgcattgctTATATCTGTGCTACTGCTTTTTTACACCAAAGCAGTAGATTTTTTGACAA gTCTTATACTCTAATAACAATAATGTGGAATGGCCAAATGACAAACGTATGTCATGTTGAAACAGCAAATTGGATACACAAATACACCAGCGAAGATTTTTATTACACATTCtatttttcctttcgtatTTTATTTGTCCATTTAACACCCTGTGCCAGTCTCGTAGCTCtaaatgttttcctttttaggGCCATGAAACAAGCTCAAAAGAAGAGAGAACGGCTTTTTAAGGACAACAAGAAACGTGAATGTAAACGGATCCGCGATTCTAACTGTACTACTCTTATGTTAATCGTTGTGGTTACCGTCTTCTTAGTTGTAGAAATACCACTAGGTGTTATTACAGCACTTCATATTATATCATCTCTTATTTACGAATTTCTTGATTACTATGTTGCTaacttgtttattttgttcgctAATTTTTTTCTAATAGTCAGTTATCCAATAAATTTTGCGATTTATTGCGGAATGTCGCGTCAATTTCGTGAGACATTCAAAGGAATATTTGTTCAATCAGATTCTCAaatcaaaataacaaaagaatATGGTTCATCCAAGTATTCGTTAGTAAATGGACCGAGAACGTGTACAAATGAAACTGTGATTTAA
- the LOC120903298 gene encoding sex peptide receptor isoform X3: MALTKRPGECDPNTAITPKFNKRTMIEKNNFKSYHLFRGDQYLSNMIEPKKNRAPIILFNSPHMATYYYFNESTPLSSQTFFPKESSENYNTTGINTSTSYTVHMNELNNDSTYNYYNCLASEGNTSYLNVSCETILNYSIPLYGYCIPLLLLVTLTANSLIIIILNKRSMASPTNCILMAMALCDMFTLLFPAPGLIYMYTFGNHYKPLSPLIACYVWNALNEILPAMCHTASVWLTLALALQRYIYVCHAPARNWCTIPRVKKCIAYICATAFLHQSSRFFDKDFEPFGLIRLFDPTSKILELISD, translated from the exons ATGGCGTTAACAAAGCGTCCTGGTGAATGTGATCCAAACACCGCG ATTACACCTAAATTTAACAAAAGAACcatgattgaaaaaaataatttcaagtCATACCATTTATTTCGGGGTGATCAGTACCTATCTAATATGAtagagccaaaaaaaaacagagcacCGATTATTCTATTCAACTCTCCACACATGGCAACTTATTACTATTTCAATGAATCAACGCCTCTTTCGTCACAAACATTCTTCCCAAAAGAAAGCTCAGAAAACTATAATACTACTGGTATCAACACGAGTACTTCCTACACggttcatatgaatgaattgaATAACGATTCGACATACAATTACTATAATTGCCTAGCATCAGAAGGAAACACGTCTTACTTGAATGTGTCATGTGAAACCATTCTTAATTATAGCATTCCGTTGTATGGATATTGTATACCCTTACTTTTGCTGGTTACCCTCACAGCAAATtctttaataattattatccTCAATAAAAGAAGCATGGCGTCACCAACAAATTGTATTCTTATGG CAATGGCTCTTTGTGATATGTTTACCCTTCTTTTTCCGGCACCTGGTTTGATATACATGTATACATTTGGAAACCATTACAAACCATTGTCACCTTTAATAGCGTGCTACGTTTGGAATGCCCTGAATGAG ATTCTACCTGCAATGTGTCATACTGCATCAGTATGGCTTACATTAGCTTTAGCTTTGCAAAG ATACATATACGTTTGCCATGCACCTGCCCGAAATTGGTGTACTATTCCTAgagtaaaaaaatgcattgctTATATCTGTGCTACTGCTTTTTTACACCAAAGCAGTAGATTTTTTGACAA agactttgagccttttggcctcattcgcctctttgATCCGACTTCGAAAATATTGGAGCTGATTTCCGACTGA
- the LOC120903298 gene encoding sex peptide receptor isoform X4, translated as MALTKRPGECDPNTAITPKFNKRTMIEKNNFKSYHLFRGDQYLSNMIEPKKNRAPIILFNSPHMATYYYFNESTPLSSQTFFPKESSENYNTTGINTSTSYTVHMNELNNDSTYNYYNCLASEGNTSYLNVSCETILNYSIPLYGYCIPLLLLVTLTANSLIIIILNKRSMASPTNCILMAMALCDMFTLLFPAPGLIYMYTFGNHYKPLSPLIACYVWNALNEILPAMCHTASVWLTLALALQR; from the exons ATGGCGTTAACAAAGCGTCCTGGTGAATGTGATCCAAACACCGCG ATTACACCTAAATTTAACAAAAGAACcatgattgaaaaaaataatttcaagtCATACCATTTATTTCGGGGTGATCAGTACCTATCTAATATGAtagagccaaaaaaaaacagagcacCGATTATTCTATTCAACTCTCCACACATGGCAACTTATTACTATTTCAATGAATCAACGCCTCTTTCGTCACAAACATTCTTCCCAAAAGAAAGCTCAGAAAACTATAATACTACTGGTATCAACACGAGTACTTCCTACACggttcatatgaatgaattgaATAACGATTCGACATACAATTACTATAATTGCCTAGCATCAGAAGGAAACACGTCTTACTTGAATGTGTCATGTGAAACCATTCTTAATTATAGCATTCCGTTGTATGGATATTGTATACCCTTACTTTTGCTGGTTACCCTCACAGCAAATtctttaataattattatccTCAATAAAAGAAGCATGGCGTCACCAACAAATTGTATTCTTATGG CAATGGCTCTTTGTGATATGTTTACCCTTCTTTTTCCGGCACCTGGTTTGATATACATGTATACATTTGGAAACCATTACAAACCATTGTCACCTTTAATAGCGTGCTACGTTTGGAATGCCCTGAATGAG ATTCTACCTGCAATGTGTCATACTGCATCAGTATGGCTTACATTAGCTTTAGCTTTGCAAAGGTAA
- the LOC120903298 gene encoding sex peptide receptor isoform X2 gives MIEKNNFKSYHLFRGDQYLSNMIEPKKNRAPIILFNSPHMATYYYFNESTPLSSQTFFPKESSENYNTTGINTSTSYTVHMNELNNDSTYNYYNCLASEGNTSYLNVSCETILNYSIPLYGYCIPLLLLVTLTANSLIIIILNKRSMASPTNCILMAMALCDMFTLLFPAPGLIYMYTFGNHYKPLSPLIACYVWNALNEILPAMCHTASVWLTLALALQRYIYVCHAPARNWCTIPRVKKCIAYICATAFLHQSSRFFDKSYTLITIMWNGQMTNVCHVETANWIHKYTSEDFYYTFYFSFRILFVHLTPCASLVALNVFLFRAMKQAQKKRERLFKDNKKRECKRIRDSNCTTLMLIVVVTVFLVVEIPLGVITALHIISSLIYEFLDYYVANLFILFANFFLIVSYPINFAIYCGMSRQFRETFKGIFVQSDSQIKITKEYGSSKYSLVNGPRTCTNETVI, from the exons atgattgaaaaaaataatttcaagtCATACCATTTATTTCGGGGTGATCAGTACCTATCTAATATGAtagagccaaaaaaaaacagagcacCGATTATTCTATTCAACTCTCCACACATGGCAACTTATTACTATTTCAATGAATCAACGCCTCTTTCGTCACAAACATTCTTCCCAAAAGAAAGCTCAGAAAACTATAATACTACTGGTATCAACACGAGTACTTCCTACACggttcatatgaatgaattgaATAACGATTCGACATACAATTACTATAATTGCCTAGCATCAGAAGGAAACACGTCTTACTTGAATGTGTCATGTGAAACCATTCTTAATTATAGCATTCCGTTGTATGGATATTGTATACCCTTACTTTTGCTGGTTACCCTCACAGCAAATtctttaataattattatccTCAATAAAAGAAGCATGGCGTCACCAACAAATTGTATTCTTATGG CAATGGCTCTTTGTGATATGTTTACCCTTCTTTTTCCGGCACCTGGTTTGATATACATGTATACATTTGGAAACCATTACAAACCATTGTCACCTTTAATAGCGTGCTACGTTTGGAATGCCCTGAATGAG ATTCTACCTGCAATGTGTCATACTGCATCAGTATGGCTTACATTAGCTTTAGCTTTGCAAAG ATACATATACGTTTGCCATGCACCTGCCCGAAATTGGTGTACTATTCCTAgagtaaaaaaatgcattgctTATATCTGTGCTACTGCTTTTTTACACCAAAGCAGTAGATTTTTTGACAA gTCTTATACTCTAATAACAATAATGTGGAATGGCCAAATGACAAACGTATGTCATGTTGAAACAGCAAATTGGATACACAAATACACCAGCGAAGATTTTTATTACACATTCtatttttcctttcgtatTTTATTTGTCCATTTAACACCCTGTGCCAGTCTCGTAGCTCtaaatgttttcctttttaggGCCATGAAACAAGCTCAAAAGAAGAGAGAACGGCTTTTTAAGGACAACAAGAAACGTGAATGTAAACGGATCCGCGATTCTAACTGTACTACTCTTATGTTAATCGTTGTGGTTACCGTCTTCTTAGTTGTAGAAATACCACTAGGTGTTATTACAGCACTTCATATTATATCATCTCTTATTTACGAATTTCTTGATTACTATGTTGCTaacttgtttattttgttcgctAATTTTTTTCTAATAGTCAGTTATCCAATAAATTTTGCGATTTATTGCGGAATGTCGCGTCAATTTCGTGAGACATTCAAAGGAATATTTGTTCAATCAGATTCTCAaatcaaaataacaaaagaatATGGTTCATCCAAGTATTCGTTAGTAAATGGACCGAGAACGTGTACAAATGAAACTGTGATTTAA